AGCGTGGCACCCGGATAACTTCATTGAAGTGGCAAGCAATCTCGGGAAAAAACAGGGGACCATGATAATCGTCTTCGGGGGCCGGGGGGACTTGGCACAGGCACAATATTTCCAGGAGAGACTTGACCCCCCACCAATCATGGCCGTGGGGAGGACAGATTTACGTCAAACGATGGCCCTGCTCAACAGATGTTCCCTGCTCATCTGTAACGACAGCGGCATCATGCACCTGGGGGCAGCGTTGAAGGTTCCGCTCATAGCCCTCTTCGGACCCCAGTCGCCGGTGAAATTCGGGCCCTGGGGGGAGAAGTGCTGGATCATCTACAAAAACTTTTTTTGCAGCCCCTGCAAACAGAAGTTTTTCGAGGAATGTGAACCATCGGAGAGAATGAAGCCGGAGTGCATGGAAGAGATCTCTCCGGAAGAAGTCATTCAGGTAGCCGGTAACATCTTGCGCGGCCGAGATCTGAGAACACACATCGAAAAGTGAAGTCAGGTGTTCAGCATATGGAATCGAAGAGACCCCCGATAACAACCATCATCATCTGCCAGGACAATGAATCATATATTCGAAACTGCCTGGACAGCGTCACGTGGACAGATGAAATAATCGCCGTCGATTCGGGGAGCAGCGATAAAACCGTAGAGATCCTTACCGAGGCTGGGGCGAAGACGTATCACAAAGAGTGGGAAGGATTCAGAAAGCAGAAGGAACACGCCATGAGTCTGGCGACGAACGACTGGATCCTCGAAGTGGATACGGATGAGTTCCTCTCGGCGGAGCTGATCGATGAAATAAGCAACATCACCCCGGAGCAATGGTCTGCGTATACATGTTTCGAGGTGCCCCGGCTCACTTATTTTCAGGATAAGCCCATTTACCACTGCGGCTGGTTTCCGGACCACAAGCCGCGCCTTTATAACAGAAAAAATGGAACCTGGGTAGGCCTCAACATACATGAGCACTTCAGTTCGTTTGGGGCCAAAAAAAAACTGGAAAGCATTCTCGTGCACAAGCCCCCCTGGGACATCTCCTCCTTCATGAAAAGGACGTTAAACTACGCGATCATGAACGCGAAAGATTACGCCGATACGGGGCGAAAAGCCCGCTTCATCGACCTGACGCTCCGACCCTTGTACACTTTTTTCTACAAATTTTTTGTCCGGAGGGGTTTCCTCGATGGCATGCGGGGTTTTATTATCTGCTGCGCCGAGTCTTTCGGGGTCTTCGTCAAGTATGCTGTCCTCATGGACATACAGAGAAAAAAGTAACCAGCGGCCCTGTCGACACTCCGCTCGTAGCGGAGAGAGGCGAGGCCGGGAAAAACAAATGGATAATAGATGGGAGCGACAACGGTAAACGGAAGGGTGGATTTGCCCGAGTTAATTATTCTTTCGCTGGCAAAGGGGTGGGGCGGGGCGGAAGAGTACCTCGAGCTNNNNNNNNNNNNNNNNNNNNNNNNNNNNNNNNNNNNNNNNNNNNNNNNNNNNNNNNNCCCAACCGCATTCCCCTGGGTCTCACCGACGGGATCATCTGCATATCGGATTACGTGAAATCCTCTATCACGAGGAAATATCCGTGAGTCGAGGAAAAAACCGCCATCATACCCACGTCTATCGACTCCCGCCCACTTCACCTGGTGCCGTCCCGACCCGGGCATACTCGGCGAGCTTAGAATCGGCGAAAAGACCCCGGTGGTCATGGTCGTTGGCAGGTTCGAGAGAAAGAAGACCTTTCCTGCGCAAATTCTCGTCGAATCCACAAAAGAAGTGGAAAAAAAGATCCCCGGAATAACAGCGGTGCTCGTCGGACACGGCAACGACATCGACATGCTGAGGGAGTGCGGAGCGGAAACGAACTCCTCCCTGCAGAGGGATGCGGTTAAAATTCTCGGTTTTCGGAAGGACGTACGGGAACTGCTCTCGGTAGCCCGCCTCGTGGTGGGAACAGGGAAGGCAGCTATCGAAGTGATGGCCTGCGGGAAGCCCCTGATCGGCGCGGGACGGTACGGAACCGTCGGGCTCGTCATACGTGACAGGGCGCAGGCCGCCGAAGATACTCTCTTCGGCGATCTCGGGCAGGCAGAGCCGATTACCGTGCACAATCTCTCAAAAGAGATGCTGCGGCT
The Deltaproteobacteria bacterium genome window above contains:
- a CDS encoding glycosyl transferase, with the translated sequence IPVADDYLEAWLSDGETTWASDFLNTNGISDGQSIIGIHPFSAVSERAWHPDNFIEVASNLGKKQGTMIIVFGGRGDLAQAQYFQERLDPPPIMAVGRTDLRQTMALLNRCSLLICNDSGIMHLGAALKVPLIALFGPQSPVKFGPWGEKCWIIYKNFFCSPCKQKFFEECEPSERMKPECMEEISPEEVIQVAGNILRGRDLRTHIEK
- a CDS encoding glycosyltransferase, which encodes MESKRPPITTIIICQDNESYIRNCLDSVTWTDEIIAVDSGSSDKTVEILTEAGAKTYHKEWEGFRKQKEHAMSLATNDWILEVDTDEFLSAELIDEISNITPEQWSAYTCFEVPRLTYFQDKPIYHCGWFPDHKPRLYNRKNGTWVGLNIHEHFSSFGAKKKLESILVHKPPWDISSFMKRTLNYAIMNAKDYADTGRKARFIDLTLRPLYTFFYKFFVRRGFLDGMRGFIICCAESFGVFVKYAVLMDIQRKK
- a CDS encoding glycosyltransferase; this encodes MVMVVGRFERKKTFPAQILVESTKEVEKKIPGITAVLVGHGNDIDMLRECGAETNSSLQRDAVKILGFRKDVRELLSVARLVVGTGKAAIEVMACGKPLIGAGRYGTVGLVIRDRAQAAEDTLFGDLGQAEPITVHNLSKEMLRL